A single region of the Rhizobium grahamii genome encodes:
- a CDS encoding acetyl-CoA C-acyltransferase — protein MRTDPTVIVGSARTPIGSFQGNFRDLKAPDLGAVAIRAALERSGLSPDSIDELVFGCVLSAGQGQAPARQAAIKADLPFATGATTVNKMCGSGMKAAMIAHDLIAAESASLVVAGGMESMTNAPYLLDRARGGYRLGHDRVIDHMFLDGLEDAYDKGRLMGSFAEDCAEAYQFTREMQDTYAITSLARSQKAIADGSFEQEIAPVSAKAGKETRTVDRDEQPGKANVEKIPQLKPAFRDGGTVTAANSSSISDGAAAIVMVRASQAERDGARPLARIVGHATHSQAPNLFATAPVGALTKLSEKIGWSLRDVDLFEINEAFAVVPMAAMRELDLPADKINVHGGACALGHPIGASGARVIVTLLAALERYDLKRGMAAVCIGGGEATAIAIERP, from the coding sequence TTGAGAACTGACCCCACCGTCATCGTCGGCTCAGCCCGAACCCCGATCGGCAGCTTCCAAGGCAATTTTCGCGATCTCAAGGCACCGGATCTTGGTGCCGTCGCCATCCGCGCAGCACTCGAGCGGAGCGGCCTTTCGCCGGACAGCATCGACGAGCTGGTGTTCGGATGCGTTCTGTCGGCCGGACAGGGACAGGCTCCCGCGCGCCAGGCGGCGATCAAGGCCGATCTGCCGTTTGCGACCGGAGCCACAACGGTCAACAAGATGTGCGGTTCCGGCATGAAGGCCGCCATGATCGCCCATGATCTCATCGCCGCCGAGAGCGCATCGCTGGTTGTGGCCGGCGGCATGGAAAGCATGACGAATGCGCCCTATCTCCTAGATAGGGCGCGCGGCGGCTACCGGCTCGGCCATGATCGCGTGATCGACCACATGTTTCTCGACGGGCTGGAGGACGCTTACGACAAGGGTCGGCTGATGGGAAGTTTTGCCGAGGATTGCGCCGAAGCCTACCAGTTCACGCGGGAGATGCAGGATACCTACGCGATCACCTCGCTTGCGAGGTCGCAGAAAGCGATAGCCGACGGCAGCTTTGAACAGGAAATCGCCCCGGTTTCGGCCAAGGCAGGCAAGGAGACCCGAACTGTCGATCGGGATGAACAACCCGGCAAGGCAAACGTCGAAAAGATACCGCAACTGAAACCCGCATTCCGGGACGGCGGAACGGTAACGGCTGCCAATTCAAGCTCCATTTCGGATGGCGCAGCGGCAATCGTCATGGTGCGCGCCTCGCAGGCCGAACGAGACGGCGCCCGCCCGCTTGCTCGCATCGTCGGCCACGCGACCCACTCCCAGGCACCCAACCTGTTTGCCACCGCGCCGGTCGGAGCCTTGACGAAGCTGTCGGAGAAGATCGGCTGGTCCCTCAGGGATGTCGATCTGTTCGAGATCAACGAAGCCTTCGCGGTCGTGCCGATGGCGGCAATGAGGGAGCTCGACCTGCCCGCCGACAAGATCAACGTCCACGGCGGAGCCTGCGCCCTCGGCCATCCGATTGGCGCATCGGGCGCGCGAGTGATTGTGACGCTTCTCGCAGCGCTTGAGCGCTACGATCTGAAACGCGGCATGGCTGCCGTCTGTATCGGCGGCGGCGAAGCCACGGCGATTGCAATCGAGCGACCATAG
- a CDS encoding acyl-CoA dehydrogenase family protein encodes MILSELQQQIRDLAHDFAVERLAPGAAARDREHRFPREELKQMGELGLLGMLLPEAYGGSETGTLAYAAALEEIAAGDGACSTIMSVHSSVACVPILTFGSEEQKDRFLPKLATGEWIGGFALTEPQAGSEASNLKTRARREKDHYVLDGSKQFITSGKNGQVIIVFAVTDPHAGKKGITAFIVPTDTPGYQVIHVEDKLGLHSSDTCQIAFDGMIVPASLRLGEEGQGYRIALANLEGGRIGIAAQAVGMARAAFEAARSYASERIAFGKPIIQHQAVAFRLADMATQIEAARQLVYHAAALREAGQPCLAEASMAKLFASEMAERVCSDAIQIHGGYGYIADYPVERIYRDVRICQIYEGTSDVQRMVIARNL; translated from the coding sequence GTGATCCTGTCCGAGCTCCAGCAACAGATCCGCGATCTTGCCCATGACTTCGCCGTCGAGCGCCTGGCGCCCGGAGCCGCCGCCCGCGATCGCGAGCACCGCTTTCCGCGGGAAGAACTCAAGCAGATGGGCGAACTTGGGTTGCTTGGCATGCTGCTGCCGGAAGCCTATGGCGGTTCGGAGACGGGCACGCTCGCCTACGCCGCTGCACTTGAGGAAATCGCCGCCGGTGATGGGGCCTGCTCGACGATCATGAGCGTCCACAGTTCGGTGGCCTGCGTGCCTATCCTGACATTCGGATCCGAAGAGCAAAAGGACCGTTTCCTGCCGAAGCTTGCAACGGGAGAATGGATCGGCGGGTTTGCCCTGACGGAACCGCAGGCAGGCTCCGAAGCCTCCAACCTGAAGACGCGAGCGCGACGAGAGAAGGACCATTATGTCCTTGATGGCTCCAAGCAGTTCATCACCTCAGGCAAGAACGGCCAGGTGATCATTGTCTTTGCGGTTACCGATCCGCATGCGGGAAAGAAGGGAATAACTGCCTTCATCGTCCCCACGGATACGCCCGGCTATCAGGTGATCCATGTCGAGGACAAGCTTGGCCTGCATTCGTCAGACACCTGCCAGATCGCCTTCGACGGCATGATCGTGCCCGCGAGCCTGCGGCTTGGCGAGGAGGGACAGGGTTATCGGATCGCGCTTGCCAATCTGGAAGGAGGCCGGATCGGCATCGCGGCGCAGGCTGTCGGCATGGCGCGGGCTGCATTCGAGGCAGCACGCAGCTATGCCAGCGAGCGTATCGCTTTCGGGAAGCCCATCATCCAGCATCAGGCAGTGGCGTTTCGTCTTGCCGACATGGCGACCCAGATCGAGGCCGCACGGCAACTCGTCTATCACGCCGCCGCCTTGCGGGAGGCGGGGCAGCCCTGTCTGGCGGAGGCTTCCATGGCCAAATTGTTTGCATCCGAGATGGCCGAGCGGGTTTGTTCGGATGCCATCCAGATCCATGGAGGTTACGGCTACATCGCCGACTATCCGGTCGAGCGGATCTACCGCGACGTTCGAATTTGCCAGATCTATGAGGGAACAAGCGACGTGCAACGGATGGTGATCGCACGCAATCTTTAG
- a CDS encoding ABC transporter substrate-binding protein produces the protein MLKLMSSTAIAGMLLLGAGIAHAADVKEVQMLHWWTSGGEAAALNVLKGDLSKEGYAWKDVPVAGGGGDAAMTALKAMVAAGNYPTASQMLGYTVLDYAQAGVMGDLTETAKKEGWDKSVPAALQKFSVYDGKWVAAPVNVHSVNWLWINKAVMDKIGGTEPKTFDDLIALLDKAKAAGVVPLALGGQNWQEATMFDSIVLSTGGPEFYKKAFNDLDEESLKSDTMKKSFDNLAKIVTYVDPNFSGRDWNLATAMVIKGDALVQVMGDWAKGEFVAAKKTPGNDFLCYRFPGTDGSVIYNSDMFGMFNVPEDRKAAQVALATATLSKSFQSAFNVVKGSVPARTDVPDTDFDACGKKGIADLKAANDGGTLFGSLAQGYGAPPAIANAYKDVVSKFVHGQIKSSDEAVKQLVQAIDDAK, from the coding sequence ATGTTGAAGTTGATGAGTTCGACGGCGATTGCGGGAATGCTTTTGCTTGGGGCTGGTATTGCGCATGCTGCTGACGTCAAGGAAGTGCAGATGCTGCACTGGTGGACGTCTGGCGGCGAGGCTGCTGCGTTGAACGTGCTGAAGGGCGATCTTTCGAAGGAGGGGTATGCCTGGAAGGACGTTCCGGTTGCCGGTGGTGGCGGTGACGCGGCGATGACGGCGCTGAAGGCGATGGTTGCGGCCGGCAACTATCCGACGGCATCGCAGATGCTGGGCTATACGGTTCTCGATTATGCCCAGGCGGGCGTGATGGGCGACTTGACGGAGACGGCGAAGAAGGAAGGCTGGGACAAGTCGGTTCCGGCAGCCCTGCAGAAGTTCTCGGTCTATGACGGCAAGTGGGTCGCAGCCCCCGTCAACGTGCACTCGGTCAACTGGCTGTGGATCAACAAGGCTGTCATGGACAAGATCGGCGGCACCGAGCCGAAGACCTTCGACGACCTGATCGCACTTCTCGACAAGGCGAAGGCGGCCGGTGTCGTGCCGCTGGCGCTCGGCGGCCAGAACTGGCAGGAAGCGACGATGTTCGATTCCATCGTGCTGTCGACCGGTGGGCCGGAGTTCTACAAGAAGGCCTTCAACGACCTCGACGAGGAATCGCTGAAGTCGGACACGATGAAGAAGTCGTTCGACAACCTTGCCAAGATCGTCACCTACGTCGACCCGAACTTCTCCGGCCGTGACTGGAACCTTGCGACCGCCATGGTCATCAAGGGCGATGCACTGGTGCAGGTGATGGGCGACTGGGCCAAGGGTGAGTTCGTGGCGGCCAAGAAGACGCCGGGCAACGACTTCCTGTGCTACCGCTTCCCCGGCACCGACGGCAGCGTGATCTACAACTCCGACATGTTCGGCATGTTCAACGTCCCCGAGGACCGCAAGGCGGCACAGGTGGCGCTGGCGACGGCAACGCTGTCGAAGAGCTTCCAGTCGGCCTTCAACGTCGTCAAGGGCTCAGTTCCTGCTCGCACCGACGTTCCCGATACCGACTTCGACGCCTGCGGCAAGAAGGGGATCGCGGATCTGAAGGCGGCAAACGACGGCGGTACGCTGTTCGGTTCGCTGGCCCAGGGCTATGGCGCGCCTCCGGCAATCGCCAATGCCTACAAGGACGTGGTGTCGAAGTTCGTGCACGGCCAGATCAAGAGCTCCGACGAGGCTGTGAAGCAGCTCGTCCAGGCGATCGACGACGCCAAGTAA
- a CDS encoding dihydrolipoamide acetyltransferase family protein, producing MSEFVIKMPDVGEGVAEAELVEWHVKAGDPVREDMVIAAVMTDKATVEIPSPVAGTVVWLAAEVGEKIAVKAPLMRIETASGATPSAPTAAEKSSPAPEPKTPVPAQEKSAEAPSAARVSPPKQDPAERPIASPAVRLFAREHGVDLRQVQGSGPANRVLREDVERWLARGPQAPSAPSGNVARTATKEIKLTGLRRRIAEKMSFSTSRIPHITYVEEIDMTALEELRATMNRDRKEEQPKLTVLPFIMRALVKAVAEQPTLNATFDDEAGVLTRHGAVNIGMATQTPVGLVVAVVKHAEARGIWDCAAEMGRLAEAARAGTATRDELSGSTITVSSLGALGGIASTPIINHPEVAIIGINKIAVRPIWDGSQFIPRKMMNLSSSFDHRIVDGWDAATFIQRIRVLLETPALIFMEG from the coding sequence ATGAGTGAATTCGTGATCAAGATGCCGGATGTCGGCGAAGGCGTCGCGGAAGCGGAACTGGTTGAATGGCATGTGAAGGCGGGCGATCCTGTCCGCGAAGACATGGTGATTGCCGCCGTGATGACGGATAAGGCGACCGTCGAGATCCCCTCGCCTGTTGCTGGCACTGTGGTCTGGCTGGCTGCCGAGGTCGGCGAAAAGATCGCGGTTAAAGCTCCGCTCATGCGGATCGAGACGGCCTCAGGCGCCACTCCTTCCGCTCCCACTGCAGCCGAGAAGTCCTCGCCCGCGCCTGAACCGAAAACGCCGGTACCGGCACAGGAAAAGAGCGCCGAGGCACCTTCCGCTGCACGCGTATCTCCGCCTAAGCAAGACCCCGCAGAACGGCCGATTGCATCACCAGCAGTGCGCCTCTTTGCGCGTGAGCACGGCGTCGACCTTCGGCAAGTGCAAGGAAGCGGCCCTGCAAACAGGGTGTTGCGCGAAGACGTAGAACGATGGCTTGCGCGCGGGCCACAGGCGCCTTCGGCTCCATCAGGCAATGTCGCGAGGACTGCGACCAAAGAGATCAAGCTCACAGGATTGCGCCGGCGAATTGCCGAGAAGATGTCGTTTTCGACATCGCGTATCCCGCACATCACCTATGTCGAGGAAATCGACATGACGGCTCTGGAGGAGCTGAGGGCGACGATGAACCGCGACCGCAAGGAGGAACAGCCGAAGCTTACCGTTCTGCCCTTCATCATGCGGGCGCTCGTCAAGGCAGTTGCCGAGCAACCGACACTCAACGCGACGTTCGATGACGAGGCAGGCGTTCTGACGCGCCACGGCGCTGTCAATATCGGGATGGCGACGCAAACGCCCGTGGGCCTCGTCGTCGCGGTCGTCAAGCATGCCGAGGCGCGCGGCATCTGGGACTGCGCGGCAGAGATGGGCAGGCTCGCGGAAGCGGCGCGGGCCGGCACGGCTACCCGCGACGAACTGAGCGGGTCCACCATTACGGTCAGCTCGCTCGGCGCCCTTGGAGGCATCGCCTCCACACCCATCATCAACCACCCGGAAGTGGCGATCATCGGCATCAACAAGATCGCAGTCAGACCGATATGGGATGGCTCGCAATTCATACCGAGGAAAATGATGAATCTCTCTTCGAGCTTCGATCACCGTATTGTGGACGGTTGGGACGCAGCAACATTCATTCAGCGTATCCGGGTGCTGCTTGAGACACCGGCCCTCATTTTCATGGAAGGCTGA
- a CDS encoding AraC family transcriptional regulator codes for MTKLLQYSGQFCHRGAHMSDLDRRMIAPAFVEEALDSLRRLGKPVGPALERAGLPAAVTQPVSAESYGALWLAIADELDDEFFGMGGRPMRSGSFTLLCHCVLHAETLGQALRRALRFMDVVLDDPCGALVVRDGLALIELSDCGPARSAFAYRTYWIILHGIACWLVGRRLPIKLVDFRCAEPEQGADYRLFFGAPVRFSQGCSRLGFDRALLDLPISRSEDALKQFLRAAPANILVRYRYDAGAAAAVRRKLGQMPPTAWPNFATLAEDMRSSPSTLRHRLHAEGQSYAGIKDDIRRDLAISKLADTSAAIADIAAQLGYSEPSAFYRAFRKWTSRTPDAFRKERIVITLTTEGPYPRN; via the coding sequence ATGACAAAATTGCTTCAATATTCCGGCCAGTTTTGCCATAGGGGTGCCCACATGAGCGACCTGGACCGAAGAATGATCGCACCGGCTTTTGTCGAGGAGGCGCTCGACAGCTTGCGGCGGTTGGGCAAGCCGGTCGGGCCCGCGCTGGAGCGGGCGGGATTGCCGGCCGCGGTAACGCAACCTGTTTCCGCGGAGAGCTATGGGGCCTTGTGGCTGGCAATTGCCGACGAGCTTGACGATGAGTTCTTTGGCATGGGCGGGCGCCCGATGCGCAGCGGCAGCTTCACCCTGTTATGTCATTGCGTGCTGCATGCCGAGACATTGGGGCAGGCGCTTCGGCGGGCCTTGCGATTCATGGATGTGGTCCTGGACGATCCGTGCGGCGCGTTGGTCGTGCGCGATGGCCTCGCATTGATCGAGTTGAGCGATTGCGGCCCGGCGCGGTCGGCATTTGCCTATCGCACCTACTGGATCATTCTTCATGGCATCGCTTGCTGGCTGGTCGGTCGCCGTCTGCCGATCAAGCTCGTGGATTTCCGATGCGCGGAGCCCGAACAGGGAGCGGACTATCGCCTGTTCTTCGGAGCGCCTGTCCGCTTCTCGCAAGGCTGCAGCCGCCTGGGGTTTGATCGCGCTCTCCTCGACCTGCCGATTTCCCGTAGCGAGGATGCGTTGAAGCAGTTCCTGCGAGCGGCGCCTGCGAATATCCTCGTTCGCTATCGCTACGATGCTGGCGCGGCAGCTGCCGTCCGCCGCAAGCTGGGGCAAATGCCGCCAACCGCATGGCCGAACTTTGCGACGCTTGCCGAGGACATGCGGAGTTCCCCATCGACGCTACGCCACCGACTGCACGCCGAAGGACAAAGCTATGCCGGGATCAAGGACGACATCAGGCGGGACCTTGCTATCAGCAAACTCGCGGATACGTCGGCCGCGATAGCCGACATCGCCGCGCAGCTCGGCTATTCCGAGCCGAGCGCGTTCTATCGGGCCTTCCGGAAGTGGACATCACGAACACCCGATGCGTTCCGCAAGGAGCGGATCGTGATCACCCTCACGACTGAGGGGCCATATCCGAGAAATTGA
- a CDS encoding 3-methyl-2-oxobutanoate dehydrogenase (2-methylpropanoyl-transferring) subunit alpha, with protein MTDNAPLSLHVPEPAVRPGGQPDFSNVKIARAGAIARPDVDVAPEDIRDLAYSIIRVLNREGQAVGPWAGQLSDEELLVGLRNMMTLRAFDTRMLMAQRQGKTSFYMQHLGEEAVSCAFRKALQKGDMNFPTYRQAGLLIADDYPLVTMMNQIFSNEADPLHGRQMPVLHSSKEHGFFTVSGNLATQYVQAVGWAMASAIKGDTRVAAAWIGDGSTAESDFHSALVFASTYKAPVILNIVNNQWAISTFQGIARGGSGTFAARGLGFGLPALRVDGNDYLAVYAVARWAIERARRNLGPTLIEYVTYRVGAHSTSDDPSVYRPKTESESWPLGDPVLRLKNHLILKGVWSEERHTQAEAEIMDEVIDAQKQAEEHGTLHAGGRPSVRDIFEGVYAEMPPHVRRQRQKAGY; from the coding sequence ATGACGGACAATGCCCCGTTGAGCCTGCATGTCCCGGAGCCGGCTGTTCGCCCGGGCGGACAGCCTGATTTCTCCAATGTGAAGATCGCACGGGCCGGCGCCATAGCGCGACCTGACGTCGATGTCGCGCCTGAAGATATTCGCGACCTCGCTTACTCGATCATCCGTGTTCTCAATCGCGAGGGCCAGGCTGTCGGCCCCTGGGCAGGACAATTGTCCGACGAAGAGCTGTTGGTCGGCCTGCGCAACATGATGACACTACGCGCCTTCGACACGCGAATGCTGATGGCCCAGCGGCAGGGCAAGACGTCATTCTACATGCAGCATCTCGGTGAGGAGGCCGTCAGTTGCGCCTTTCGCAAGGCCTTGCAGAAAGGCGACATGAACTTTCCGACCTATCGACAGGCCGGATTGCTCATCGCGGACGACTATCCGCTCGTGACGATGATGAACCAGATCTTTTCCAACGAGGCGGACCCTCTGCACGGCCGGCAGATGCCCGTCCTTCACTCCTCCAAGGAACATGGCTTCTTCACTGTTTCGGGCAATCTCGCCACGCAGTACGTCCAAGCCGTCGGCTGGGCCATGGCCTCGGCGATCAAGGGCGACACACGCGTTGCCGCAGCCTGGATCGGCGACGGATCGACGGCGGAATCCGACTTTCATTCCGCGTTGGTCTTTGCGTCGACCTACAAGGCGCCGGTCATCCTGAACATCGTCAACAACCAGTGGGCGATCTCGACATTTCAGGGCATCGCGCGCGGCGGTTCGGGAACATTCGCGGCCCGTGGACTCGGGTTCGGTCTGCCGGCGCTGCGCGTCGACGGGAACGACTATCTCGCCGTCTATGCCGTCGCCCGCTGGGCCATCGAGCGGGCGAGGCGCAACCTCGGCCCCACCTTGATCGAGTACGTGACCTATCGCGTCGGCGCGCATTCGACCTCGGATGATCCAAGCGTCTACCGGCCGAAGACGGAGTCGGAGTCATGGCCGCTTGGAGACCCCGTGCTGCGGCTGAAGAACCATCTGATCCTAAAGGGCGTCTGGTCGGAGGAGCGCCATACTCAGGCAGAAGCCGAGATCATGGATGAAGTGATCGACGCGCAAAAGCAGGCAGAGGAGCATGGAACCCTGCACGCTGGCGGACGACCGTCGGTGAGGGACATCTTCGAAGGTGTCTACGCGGAGATGCCGCCGCATGTTCGCCGGCAGCGCCAGAAGGCGGGGTATTGA
- a CDS encoding 3-hydroxyacyl-CoA dehydrogenase, with translation MQIDGGTFVVTGGASGLGAECVRSLARQGANVVVCDVQAAVEKADDGGAVRYLQTDVTSEADAERAVGAALEWFGDLRGLVNCAGIAPAEKIVGRNGPHALDSFRRAVSINLVGTFNMIRLAACAIEKRPPDASGERGVIINTASIAAFEGQIGQAAYAASKGGVAAMTLPLARELARYGIRVVTIAPGIFETPMMAGMPTEVREALGRNVPFPPRLGRPAEFAALVTHIIENSMLNGETIRLDGALRMAPR, from the coding sequence ATGCAGATAGATGGAGGAACATTCGTCGTCACTGGAGGCGCGTCCGGCCTTGGCGCCGAATGCGTGAGGTCGCTCGCGCGACAGGGAGCAAACGTCGTTGTTTGTGACGTTCAAGCGGCTGTGGAGAAGGCCGACGACGGTGGTGCCGTTCGCTACCTTCAGACCGATGTGACGAGCGAAGCGGATGCTGAGCGCGCCGTCGGCGCCGCGCTTGAGTGGTTCGGCGACCTCCGTGGCCTCGTCAATTGCGCGGGGATCGCTCCGGCCGAAAAGATTGTCGGGCGCAATGGCCCGCACGCATTGGACAGCTTCCGCCGCGCCGTCTCGATCAACCTCGTCGGGACCTTCAACATGATCCGGCTTGCCGCCTGTGCGATCGAGAAGCGTCCACCTGACGCAAGCGGAGAACGCGGCGTTATCATCAATACAGCCTCTATCGCTGCATTCGAGGGCCAGATCGGGCAGGCAGCCTATGCCGCCTCGAAAGGTGGCGTGGCGGCGATGACGCTACCCCTCGCGCGCGAACTTGCTCGCTATGGCATTCGCGTGGTGACCATCGCACCGGGGATTTTCGAGACGCCCATGATGGCTGGCATGCCGACGGAGGTCCGGGAGGCGCTTGGCAGGAACGTGCCGTTCCCACCTCGTCTCGGCAGGCCTGCGGAATTCGCCGCGCTCGTCACTCACATTATCGAGAACAGCATGCTGAACGGCGAGACCATACGCCTGGACGGCGCACTGAGAATGGCGCCGCGCTGA
- a CDS encoding LacI family transcriptional regulator, whose protein sequence is MTDTPKDFASPPILKRGKPTLRTISQITGFAVTTVSRALSNAPQISIETRKRVHEVAANIGYLPDRAAQRLKTGRTNVISVLLDPHEEILGYGISIMHGLATALKDTPYHLIITPNFVNDSNVDAVRHIVRNGMADGIIFSRTEPFDPRVRLLLESEFPFVCHGRTEFSTEHCYVDYDNFSFAYEATKWLIKRGRRKPLIILPPKRLTFSQHLLHGFMTAVREAGVAYEIPEEIDLDCPVEQIRSYMSARAGQPDAPDGFACGGEVSALATITGMSDHGLTLGREYDVVAKRTSKLLSQIQPKVETIYEDLTEAGEQMGRVLLARIAGDDSADRQVLLKPQFNFSDMAPQS, encoded by the coding sequence GTGACCGACACGCCCAAGGATTTCGCCTCGCCACCCATCCTCAAGCGCGGCAAGCCGACATTGCGGACGATCTCGCAGATCACGGGCTTTGCGGTGACGACCGTTTCGCGCGCGCTGAGCAACGCGCCGCAGATCTCCATCGAGACTCGCAAGCGCGTCCACGAGGTCGCGGCCAATATCGGTTACCTGCCCGACCGTGCGGCCCAGCGTTTGAAAACGGGGCGGACCAATGTCATCAGCGTTCTGCTCGATCCACACGAGGAAATTCTGGGCTACGGCATTTCAATCATGCATGGCCTTGCGACGGCACTGAAGGATACGCCCTATCACCTGATCATTACGCCGAATTTCGTCAACGACAGCAATGTCGACGCCGTGCGCCATATCGTTCGCAACGGCATGGCAGACGGCATCATCTTCTCGCGTACAGAGCCGTTCGACCCACGCGTGCGGCTGCTGCTCGAAAGTGAGTTCCCCTTCGTCTGCCACGGGCGGACCGAATTTTCGACCGAGCATTGCTATGTCGACTACGACAATTTCAGCTTCGCCTACGAGGCGACGAAGTGGCTGATCAAGCGCGGTCGCCGCAAGCCGCTGATCATCCTGCCGCCGAAGCGCCTGACATTCTCCCAGCATCTGCTGCATGGCTTCATGACCGCGGTACGGGAGGCCGGCGTTGCCTACGAAATTCCCGAGGAAATCGACCTGGACTGTCCCGTCGAGCAGATCAGAAGCTATATGAGCGCACGCGCCGGACAACCTGATGCGCCCGACGGTTTCGCCTGCGGCGGCGAGGTCTCGGCACTCGCCACGATCACCGGCATGAGCGACCACGGGCTGACGCTTGGCAGGGAATACGATGTTGTCGCGAAGCGGACGTCGAAGCTGCTCAGCCAGATTCAGCCGAAGGTCGAGACTATCTATGAGGACTTGACGGAAGCGGGCGAGCAGATGGGGCGCGTGCTCCTGGCGCGGATTGCGGGCGATGACAGCGCCGATCGACAGGTCCTGCTCAAGCCGCAGTTCAATTTCTCGGATATGGCCCCTCAGTCGTGA
- the lpdA gene encoding dihydrolipoyl dehydrogenase has translation MKEIICKLLIIGSGPGGYVCAIRAGQLGIDAVIVEAARPGGTCLTVGCIPSKALIHVSEQFFDAKRMAAGKNAAGITVQQPAIDFGKAVSWKDGIVGKLSSGVTTLLQKSTVKIVHGTATFRDGKTVEVDTELGLQLVRAETIVIATGSEPVELADIPFGGIVISSSDALALREVPQKLVVIGGGYIGLELGTAFAKLGSEVSIVEATAQLLPQYDADLVRPVARRLADLGVRVMTSTKATRVSEGALIVSTAEGREEQLDADRILVAVGRKPRASAAGLDELDLDRSGPFIRIDDRCRTSMRGVYAIGDVTGEPMLAHRAMAQGEMVAEIVAGRKRAWDKRCIPAICFTDPEIISAGLTPGEARSQGYDIEIGQFPFSANGRALTMQSEEGFVRVVARRDTNLILGLHAVGQGVSELSAAFALAIEMGARLEDIAGTIHAHPTRSEAFHEAALKALGHALHI, from the coding sequence ATGAAGGAGATCATCTGCAAGCTTCTCATCATAGGGTCGGGCCCCGGCGGCTATGTCTGCGCGATCCGGGCAGGCCAACTTGGGATCGACGCTGTTATCGTCGAGGCCGCAAGACCGGGAGGAACCTGCCTGACGGTCGGGTGCATCCCGTCGAAAGCGCTTATCCATGTCAGCGAGCAGTTCTTCGATGCAAAACGAATGGCTGCTGGCAAGAACGCCGCTGGCATCACCGTCCAGCAGCCGGCGATCGACTTCGGCAAGGCCGTCAGCTGGAAAGACGGGATTGTCGGAAAGCTGTCTTCCGGTGTCACGACGCTTCTGCAGAAATCAACAGTCAAGATCGTTCATGGCACAGCCACGTTCCGGGACGGCAAGACTGTCGAGGTTGACACCGAGCTCGGCCTGCAGCTTGTCAGGGCCGAGACGATCGTGATCGCCACCGGATCGGAACCCGTCGAACTGGCCGATATCCCTTTCGGGGGTATCGTCATTTCCTCCAGCGACGCGCTGGCGCTGCGCGAGGTGCCGCAGAAGCTGGTGGTCATCGGCGGCGGCTACATCGGCCTTGAGTTGGGCACGGCCTTCGCCAAGCTCGGTTCTGAGGTCAGTATCGTCGAGGCAACGGCGCAGCTGCTGCCGCAATATGATGCCGATCTCGTAAGGCCGGTCGCCCGCAGGCTCGCCGACCTCGGCGTTCGCGTCATGACGTCGACAAAAGCGACGCGTGTTTCGGAGGGCGCACTGATCGTCAGTACTGCGGAAGGTCGGGAAGAGCAGCTGGACGCCGATCGCATTCTCGTTGCGGTCGGACGCAAGCCGCGGGCAAGCGCAGCCGGCCTGGATGAGCTGGACCTCGACCGTTCCGGTCCCTTCATTCGCATCGATGATCGCTGCAGGACGTCGATGCGTGGCGTGTACGCCATCGGCGATGTAACCGGCGAACCGATGCTGGCGCATAGAGCGATGGCGCAAGGCGAAATGGTCGCCGAGATCGTGGCCGGTCGGAAACGCGCCTGGGACAAGCGCTGCATTCCGGCGATCTGCTTTACCGATCCGGAGATCATTTCCGCGGGCCTCACCCCAGGCGAGGCACGCAGCCAGGGCTATGATATCGAAATCGGCCAGTTTCCATTCAGCGCGAATGGTCGCGCCCTGACGATGCAATCCGAGGAAGGATTTGTCCGCGTCGTCGCCCGCAGAGACACCAATCTGATCCTTGGCCTACACGCTGTCGGCCAAGGCGTGTCGGAGCTGTCGGCAGCCTTCGCGCTGGCGATCGAGATGGGCGCAAGACTGGAAGATATTGCCGGAACCATTCATGCGCATCCAACCCGCAGCGAGGCATTTCACGAGGCGGCACTTAAGGCGCTGGGGCATGCACTGCACATCTAA